In Macrobrachium nipponense isolate FS-2020 chromosome 25, ASM1510439v2, whole genome shotgun sequence, one genomic interval encodes:
- the LOC135198931 gene encoding uncharacterized protein LOC135198931 — MGYNLADKQTDFDVVDNMQLMNDSDSFGRYLSGLTTFTNFGMDVMGINPIKDSPENFKSKVHFETTVKYVNGRYWLELPFKEKKIVPFLPTNYRLALGQMLNQFLLVASAANPADLTKRGREEMVKHPKVDHEMKEHNIKWKFIAPHAPWQSGFYEHMMSLVKSRLKKVLFREIVGVEELETVLREIQYSENTVCSVGVLCEGTISRRTLDKFIPLEIYSASDDIVTESTEDHTTILDNDVSEPRPTRQAAREAARLRLLSGIGLRIGLFFEDCKNDIVDDPERTLTVEDCDQGYKIDIDDDDYGWTLELKVESFLEERYLNRSGFESGVKAWISKVDGDEYKAFCGVCRSSLVTEISTLKRHKTSRRHTDALALQAAAPNQPSAPNEIGDSVTRAEIKLISFLAEHNISINSIDHLSSICKDIFPDSQIANQLSLKRTKATRVLGDIGKFSQKQLYDAMKQNKFSIIIDETTDISTCKSCAIVIKLFNQATGKIETKFLDLLSVYDNADKSTQTATGSTGEHLFQLINDYFVKHSIPIDNLIGFAADGASNIMGPHNSLSSRLRVVAPGVTILKCVCHSVHLCASNAAKTLPRVCEDLIRNIYTYFAHSAKRKNEFQEFQSFCDVKPHKLLHVAQTRWLSLHLAVNRVVEQWQPLKLYFSQKHLEDRLSTPSAIYVALNDPAVFMYFKFLAFILPKFTQLNLMFQKRESTIHKLYNSCNTLYKDTLRYYYKH, encoded by the exons ATGGGCTACAATTTAGCAGATAAACAAACTGACTTTGACGTGGTTGATAATATGCAACTTATGAATGACTCAGATTCCTTTGGTAGATATTTGTCTGGTTTGACCACT TTCACAAACTTTGGGATGGATGTGATGGGCATAAACCCTATTAAAGATTCACCTGAAAATTTCAAAAGTAAAGTTCACTTTGAAACCACAGTCAAGTATGTTAATGGGAGATATTGGCTGGAGTTGccatttaaagaaaagaaaattgtccCTTTTCTTCCGACCAATTATAGGCTTGCCTTAGGTCAAATGCTTAATCAA TTCCTATTAGTTGCATCTGCTGCAAATCCAGCTGACTTAaccaagagaggaagagag gaaatgGTTAAGCATCCTAAAGTAGATCACGAAATGAAGGAACATAATATAAAATGGAAGTTTATAGCTCCCCATGCTCCATGGCAGAGTGGATTTTATGAACATATGATGAGTCTAGTAAAATCTCGTTTAAAGAAAGTTCTTTTTAGAGAGATTGTTGGTGTAGAGGAACTTGAAACTGTATTGAGAGAAATACAGT ATTCAGAAAATACAGTCTGTTCAGTAGGTGTTCTTTGTGAAGGGACTATTAGTAGAAGGACCTTAGACAAATTTATCCCTCTTGAAATCTATAGTGCTTCAGATGACATTGTGACTGAGTCCACTGAAGATCATACTACAATACTGGATAATGATGTGAGTGAGCCACGTCCTACAAGACAAGCCGCTCGTGAAGCAGCTAGACTCAG ACTATTAAGTGGAATTGGATTACGGATTGGATTGTTCTTTGAGGATTGTAAGAATGATATTGTTGACGACCCGGAACGAACCTTGACTGTGGAAGATTGTGACCAAGGATATAAGATTGATATTGATGACGACGACTATGGCTGGACCTTGGAATTGAAAGTGGAATCGTTCTTGGAGG AAAGATATTTAAACAG GAGTGGCTTCGAATCCGGAGTTAAGGCATGGATCAGCAAGGTGGATGGTGATGAGTATAAGGCTTTCTGTGGGGTGTGTAGGTCATCTCTGGTCACTGAAATCTCAACTCTTAAACGTCACAAAACATCACGCCGCCACACAGATGCTCTTGCACTTCAAGCAGCTGCACCaaaccagccttctgctccaaATGAGATTGGGGATTCTGTTACTCGTGCAGAAATTAAGTTAATATCCTTTTTGGCAGAACATAATATTTCTATCAATTCTATTGATCACCTCAGTtctatatgtaaagatatattcCCTGATTCACAAATTGCAAACCAATTATCACTCAAGAGAACTAAAGCCACACGTGTACTTGGTGATATAGGTAAGTTCTCCCAAAAGCAGTTGTATGATGCTATGAAACAGAACAAATTTTCCATTATAATTGACGAAACCACTGACATAAGCACTTGTAAGAGCTGTGCTattgtaataaaattatttaaccaaGCCACAGGTAAGATTGAAACAAAATTTCTTGATTTGTTGTCTGTATATGATAATGCTGATAAATCAACACAGACGGCCACAGGATCAACAGGGGAACATCTGTTTCAATTAATTAATGACTATTTTGTAAAACACTCCATTCCAATAGACAATCTAATAGGATTTGCTGCTGATGGGGCCAGCAATATCATGGGTCCCCATAATTCACTTAGTAGCAGGCTCCGTGTTGTTGCTCCAGGTGTGACAATACTCAAGTGTGTTTGTCACTCAGTGCATTTGTGTGCATCAAATGCAGCTAAGACTCTACCCCGTGTTTGCGAGGACCTAATTAGAAACATCTATACGTATTTTGCACATAGTGCAAAGAGAAAGAATGAATTTCAAGAATTCCAGTCCTTCTGTGATGTTAAACCCCACAAACTATTACATGTCGCACAGACCCGATGGCTCTCATTACATTTGGCTGTAAATCGTGTGGTAGAACAGTGGCAGCCCTTAAAGCTATACTTTTCACAAAAACACCTAGAAGACAGGCTGTCAACTCCCTCTGCTATATATGTAGCACTTAATGATCCTGCTGTTTTCATGTACTTCAAATTCCTGGCATTTATACTTCCTAAGTTTACACAACTCAACCTCATGTTCCAGAAAAGAGAGTCAACAATTCACAAGTTGTACAACTCGTGCAACACTTTGTATAAGGACACCCTTAGGTATTATTACAAGCACTAA
- the LOC135199387 gene encoding zinc finger protein 83-like produces the protein MKRSLRSGKAFSQKTHPNSHMRTHTGEKPFKCNDCGKAFSRKWDLKIHMRTHSGEKPYKCDECGKAFSCNGYLLRHMIVHTGKKPFKCNDCGKAFSRIWALKTHMRAHSGEKPYKCDDCGKAFSCKGSLLRHMIVHTGKKPFKCNDCGKAFSQKWDLKIHMRAHSGEKPYKCDDCGKAFSCKGPLLHHMIVHTREKSFKCNVCGKAFSLKGHLERHMIVHTGEKPFKCNDCGKAFSEKCNLKTHMRTHSGEKPFKCNDCGKAFSLKGHLERHMRVHTGEKPFKCNDCGKAFFHKSSLNFHLRVHTGEKPFKCNVGWKAFSQKNSLERHMRIHTEEKPFKCNDCKSPAGGDMKTHSITLEQQMKIINHHASGKAVPDIARDEHLSQSTVSKIIKDTKSIMYAVKASDSIHSMVITKKRLGPLEEMELLLVRWMEDQIQKCMPLSLLTIQTKALLVFEELKKNYDDTHTKDFAASHGWFQHFISRHNFNGVKISGEVASPDSEGTAKYKDALHEIIVDEGYLPDQIFNVDETGLYLKLMPERSLGKSSDLEIKEENIKELIDVQDEELMAEDIIELAEERKKAEGEEEIKEEPGQKFMTATMAKAFALIEHGMKLFSKMDVNLERFAEVERGLQDVLANYRVIYEERKNLRYQLQRMFSKRKWLQCHLLPPHLSLDPLLLVN, from the coding sequence ATGAAAAGAAGCCTTAGAAGTGGGAAAGCTTTTTCTCAGAAAACTCATCCTAACAGTCATATGAGGactcacactggagagaagccatttaaatgtaatgactgtgggaaagcattttctcggAAATGGGATCTTAAGATTCACATGAGGACCCACTCTGGGGAGAAGCCATATAAATGTgatgaatgtgggaaagcattttcttgtAATGGTTATCTTTTACGTCATATGATTGTTCACACTGGaaagaagccatttaaatgtaatgactgtgggaaagcattttctcggATATGGGCTCTTAAGACTCACATGAGGGCTCATTCTGGGGAGAAGCCATATAAATGtgatgactgtgggaaagcattttcttgtAAAGGTTCTCTTTTACGTCATATGATTGTTCACACTGGaaagaagccatttaaatgtaatgactgtgggaaagcattttctcagaAATGGGATCTTAAGATTCACATGAGGGCTCATTCTGGGGAGAAGCCATATAAATGtgatgactgtgggaaagcattttcttgtAAAGGTCCTCTTTTACATCATATGATTGTTCACACCAGGGAGAAGTCATTTAAATGTAATgtctgtgggaaagcattttctcttAAAGGTCATCTTGAACGTCATATGATtgttcacactggagagaagccatttaaatgtaatgactgtgggaaagcattttctgaGAAATGCAATCTTAAGACTCACATGAGGACTCACTCTGGggagaagccatttaaatgtaatgactgtgggaaagcattttctcttAAAGGTCATCTTGAACGTCATATGAgggttcacactggagagaagccatttaaatgtaatgactgtggaAAAGCATTTTTCCATAAAAGTAGCCTTAACTTTCATCTGAgggttcacactggagagaagccatttaaatgtaatgtcGGTTGGAAAGCATTTTCTCAGAAAAATTCTCTTGAAAGGCATATGAGGATTCACACTgaagagaagccatttaaatgcaatgATTGCAAATCCCCTGCTGGTGGAGATATGAAGACGCATTCCATCACTTTAGAGCAGCAAATGAAAATTATCAACCATCATGCTTCTGGAAAGGCAGTCCCAGACATAGCACGTGACGAGCATCTATCTCAGTCAACTGTATCCAAGATCATTaaagacacaaaatcaataatgTACGCTGTAAAGGCATCCGATTCAATTCATTCCATGGTTATAACAAAGAAGAGATtagggcctttggaagaaatggagctgTTACTGGTCAGGTGGATGGAGGACCAGATACAAAAATGCATGCCACTCAGCCTCTTGACCATTCAAACAAAGGCGCTCTTGGTTTTCGAGGAACTAAAGAAAAACTACGATGATACCCACACCAAAGATTTTGCAGCAAGTCATGGCTGGTTTCAGCATTTCATAAGCCGTCATAATTTTAATGGTGTGAAAATTAGTGGCGAAGTGGCAAGTCCTGATTCCGAAGGAACCGCTAAATATAAGGATGCTTTGCATGAGATCATTGTTGATGAAGGGTACTTGCCAGATCAAATCTTCAATGTTGATGAAACAGGACTGTATTTGAAACTGATGCCTGAACGGTCACTTGGGAAAAGCTCAGATTTAGAAATTAAAGAGGAAAATATCAAAGAGCTCATCGATGTACAAGATGAAGAGCTAATGGCAGAAGATATAATTGAGCTTgcagaagagaggaaaaaagcagaaggagaagaagaaattaaAGAAGAGCCAGGGCAAAAGTTTATGACAGCGACAATGGCAAAGGCATTTGCCCTAATTGAACATGGTATGAAACTGTTTAGTAAAATGGATGTGAATTTGGAACGATTTGCTGAAGTTGAGAGAGGGCTTCAAGACGTCCTTGCAAATTACAGAGTCAtttatgaagaacgaaaaaaCTTACGGTATCAGCTACAAAGGatgttttccaaaagaaaatggCTCCAGTGCCATCTCCTTCCACCCCATTTGAGCCTCGACCCTCTACTTCTTGTGAACTAA